The following is a genomic window from Nitrospira sp..
TGCTGATCACCATGGCATGGAAAGAGCCGTGCCGATGACCTGGCTCCGCAGGAACAGCGTAACGGTTTCTGAGATGCTTCGGTATTGCCCAGTTTGTGCAGCTCACGAACGGCGAGAACTCGGCGAAGCGTATTGGCATCGTTTACACCAGATACCTGGCGTGGAAGTCTGTGCCGTGCATGAAGTGTGGCTTGAATCGACTTGCGCCCCCGCTAGAGCACTTGGGGGCTGGCACCACTTTCTATCTGCAGAATCGGCGATCTTAAGTACCGCCGTTAGACATCTGAGTGCTTATGAACCAGGTCGGAATTCAATGATACAACTTACTCATGATGCAGCCTGGCTGCTCGAACAGAATCCCAGTTCTTCCGATCCGGAGGCACTATGGAGCCGATACCGATGCCTACTCAGGGAACGAGGTCTTAGCAGCTATCGTGGGAAGGTCTCGCCTAGCAAATTACTCGCTCTCATCCACCGCCTTTTCCCTGTCACATTCCTCGCACGCATTGAAGGCAATTCCGGACGACTAACATCCGGACGAGGGATTTTCAGTCTCATCCGCAAGCCACGAGGAGGACTTCCTCCGCTATATCACCTTCTCATGATGCAGGTTTTGGATAAAAGTGCTGAAGAGTTTTTTCAACTGCCTGCGAAACCTCATGACTTTGGCATCGGGCCCTGGCCCTGTTTGAACAGATTAGCACCTCACTACAAAGCAATGACGGTGATGACGTATTCAGTTCATGTGCAGAAGGATGGAGGACGCCCAGTCGCAACCTTCTCCTGCCCCTGTGGATTTGTCTATTCTCGCATTGGACCAGATTGGGGACCGCTTGCCCGATTCAGTTATACGCGTATTGAACGGTATGGTCCGTTGTGGGATCGGAAATTCTCACGTCTTTGGTCGACGCCCGAGAATACGCTCTCGTTCATCTCCCAGACGGTAGGGATGGCAGAAAAGAATCTCTCAAAACATGCAGCACGCCTGAAGTTACCGGTTTGGAAGAGACCGACTGGACATTCGGCTATACCTAGTCGCAAACGATCTTGGCGCGGACGGATGGTGCGGCCATTATCCGCCACCATTCGTAGAGTGAGACAGGAGTGGCGTAATTTGTCAGCACAAAGCGGCCGATCAATTCATGAGGAGCGAGAAGAGCGCCGACTCTACCACTGGCTGTTTCGACATGATCATGACTGGCTCATCGCTCAACCTCATCGATCGAGAATCACTCGTCAGGCTGGATCACACACGCAGGTCGACTGGAATGAAAGAGATCAGTTTCTTGCCCATGTTCTTGAAAGACAACCCTTACTTCCAGCTCTGTCAGGACATCACCGCATCTCAATAAACAGGCTCATCAGACAATCTGGATACCGACACCTCATTCAACCTAATTTACACCGCCTTCCCGCGACTCGTGCCACACTCAATAGAATCGTCACCTCTCATATGCCAGAAGACTAGAAACGAACGGAGGATCGCATGACGATGGGTATGATGCAGGGGTATCGCCAAGCAGTGCAAAAGTTTAGTGGCATTAAGAAACTCACTGACGAGGCCATGCAAGATTGGCTCGATATTGCTTTGCCAAAACTGCCGCCACGCACACAACAGATGTTCGTCGATGAGGTCTTCTTCCTGACAACAGGATTGCCGCCCTCGTATGCGGAGAGTGAGTGCCCTCAACCGCCAAAAAGTGGTAGAGCATCGCGTGCCAAAACCAAAACTATGATGATCGACGCGCAAGCGACACAGGAGGCCTTTGATCTACAGCAGCGGGTAAGTGACGTATTGGGTGGCGAAGTCGCAGCAACGGCATGGCTGACCCGTAAACATCGGGCGCTCAAGAACAAAACTCCGCTTTCCATTCTTGGAACCTCGGCCGGAAACGCTCGCGTGGAGCAGCTCTTGAAGAGGACTAAACGATCTCCACTTCCCGTAGACGCGCCACTTCAGAAAAAGAAAACCGTTGCCAGTCGAAAGGCTCGCTCCGTGAGCACGATCCGGAAAGCGGAAGATTGAGGCTGGGTAGTTGATCAGCTTATGGAGCACCGTCCTTCGGACGATCCTGTGGATGTCTCTAGATTCCATTCGGTCTGGCGAGAGAGGTCTCATCCCACAAGGATGAAGACTTCATTGAGATGAGCAGACAACAAGACAGCCCTCGTAACCTTACTCCGGCCATTATTCATGTCCGCCTCTCCGCTGAGCCCCTTTCACCCCAAAAGCAGGAACAGGTACGCCAAGAGGTCCAGGAGATCTTGAAGCGGCGTCAACACTATCTAGACCTGGCTCGCAGGCAACACCACTCTAATGATTAAATAGGGCTTGTCGTTAAGCTGGCCCGTGGGGTTTCTTTGTTTCCACGAACGCAATAGTTTCTAGGCAGGGCACTGAGCTTGCGTGGATCTCAGCTGAAACAAACTCGGCGCTGATCGGATCAATCTCAGTGGCGTCTAGGTGTTCCAATGCTGTGAGGATTTCCTGGAGGGAATGACCGGCACGCGGTTCAAGTATCACATGGAGCCGTGAGGGCACCTCGGGTTGTTGAGAGGATTTGTACATACTGGGATCATACCAAAACGAGGGTGTCGATGAGCAGATAACTCGAGAACCCGCACAGCATCACCCCGGCGATTATCCCTGTTATGCTCTCTTCTGACCCGCTCTCATCAGAAAAGCAGGAGCGCGTGTGTCAGGACATCCAGGAACTCAAGCAGGGGTGGCAACACCACCAGGACGAGATCCGACAGCAGGCTACGTTAACTAATGAGTCGGATGACGTCAACCGGATCACGTAAGGCGTGGGGGGGTCGTTTAGCCTTCCGCCATTCCCATGACGGAATGGGCTGAGCCTCAGCCCAGAGCCCCATTCGCTTCTCCCCTGCGTCTGTTTCGAGCTCCTCTAACACCGCATTTCTCGGTGCATATTTGCAATACCACCAACACATTCCTACTTTCACGAGTTGCTGTTTGAGATTGTCTCCATCCGGTAGGACGACATCTGCGAGGGTCAGATCATAGCGATCCTTTCCGAATGTCCGCATTGTGACATCTTTCCCAAGAGTGAGGGTAGATATGCCCTTTGTGGCACCCTTTCCTACAGTGCGTTGGTGCCCACATTCTGGCCGCCGCTCGTGCTTTGGAGGCGAGAGCAGCGGCCCATTTCGTTATGGCCATTGAGGAGGTGGGTTTAGCGCTAGCTTTCAGGCGTTACTTTGGGAAAGACGCCGGCGGCAGAACATGTTGCCACCCTTCTCCATTTAGAGCAGTTAAAAATGCTTCAAGATCCTCTCGTTCTTCGTCCGAAAGAAATAGTGAACCGATCGTATTGTCTTGAAACGGATTCTTTACTCCCCCATGGTTATAGAAGTTGATGACCTCCCTCAAGGTGTTAAAGCGACCGTCGTGCATATATGGGGCCGTACGGGAGATCTCTCGCAAGGTAGGTGTTTTAAATGCTCCAATATCCTCAGGCTGATGGGTTATGGCATATCGTCCTAAATCCACGTGACTCGATTCCCAACCAATTCCCAAATTATGAAATTGTTCATCTGTATAATTTGGTCCCGCGTGACATCGTATACAACGGCCCTTTCCTTGAAAAACACGAAATCCCCGTTGGGCTGACTGCGTCAAAGCGTTGAGGTCGACACCGTAATCGAAACGGTCTACAGGGCTATTGCCGGACAATATCGTTCGTTGAAAATTTGCGAGAGCGATCCCAATATTTTCTATAGTGATGTTTTCGCTAAATACTTCCATGAATAACTTGCGGTAGCCCCGAATGGACCTGAGCGTCTTCACTACGTCATCGTAAACGAGAAACCCATGCTCTACGGAGTTTACTAACGGACCGAGGGATTGTTCTTCCAGCGTGGCTGCGCGCCCATCCCAAAACAGCTGCTTGCCAAAGACACGATTGATGATCGTCGGAGCATTACGGTCGCCAGTCAAACCTCTGACCCCTCTTGAGACCGGGCGAGAGTCCGTAAACGCCACTGTAGCGATGTGGCAACTTGCGCAAGCAATTGATTGATCGATGGAGAGCCGCTTGTCGAAAAACAACAGTCGTCCGAGCTGGATCTGCCCTTCGGTCAATACGTTTCCAGCAAGAAGACGGTCATTGGGATTCTCGAGGCCTAAGAGGGAGTTCAGAACTACGGGAGTCCGTTTGGAAGGAGGTTTCTCCTGGGTGCCGGCTGTCGCATATGATGCCCCCCCGAATTGAATGACCGCCCACGTGCTGATCGTCAGTATCGAGCCCAAGACGACTCTCATGTCTATGCTCCTTCCGGTACTTCTCCGCGTTGATGGAAGACAGACGTTTTTACCCAAACCCCATTTACAACTCGCTGGGCAATCGTTTCGTACGCAGATTTGTACTGTATCAAGCAGTGATGTGTCGTCACCAAGATACGATTCAACCGAAGGCTGAACGCCACGTATCGTGTTGGGTCTTATGGTGCTGTAATGTCTCTCGGGTGATTAACTATATGATGCGCGGGAATCCGATCGACGTACAATCCCGGGATATACGCTCTCTTAGGTGCTGGCAACAATGATTTTCCGTTGTACGTATGTGGGCTTGTGGGTTGGGTGCAGACCAGAATTCCTTCTATTGTGAAGCGAGCCTGCCGTTCAAGAGTCCAAATCGCCACGGAAAGGGCATTGACCAATTAGGGCATTCATAGAGTGTTTCTGAACCTGGTTTATTGGAAAGGTCTAACGATGATCCACGTTAGGACCCTCAAACGATTCTTGTCTTTCTAGAAATTTCTGCCATCAAACCGTACGCGTGCAGGCATCTTGGCGTGTCATTCATCGAAGAACTTCATGAGAGCGCCGTTAAATAAATCCGCGCCTGAACTCCGTAGAAGTTCAGGCGCGGGGCTCCGAACAACGCTCTACTTTCCTGCCGCTGCGATGGCTGCTCGAATCACAGGGTAGTGCTTCGAAAATACAAAGTCGGTGGCATTGGCCTCATGACATCGGTTGCACTCGTCGACCTTATTCGGTAAGGATACTTCCTTGAGCGGATAGGAATGTCCAAAGCTGAAATACCCCCAGTGTCCTGGGTCCTTTGGAAAGCGCTTGGTATCCAGGACCGATACCTCAAGGCCAATAAATTCTCCTTGAAAATATCCAGCCCCGCTGCTGGCTTCTTTCTGCCCCACGCTGACCAATTCTTTCACCAACACAGTCCCGTCACGGTACTTCCCGGTCTTTTCCAAATAGGCAAAGCTTTCGGGGTCCATATACACATTGTGAAACTCCGGGAAGTTGGCTTTCCCATCATTCATATCATTCGGCGTAACCGGCGTGCCGACATAAACCCACTTCCGGTAGGCCGCTGGCGAGAGCCTCTTCATCTTACCTTCTGGCGTATACTCGACCGTTTTCGAGCCTCCATTCCCCTCTCCAGCTTGAGCGACTACACCGACACTCCCCGAATACCAAAGCAATCCTCCGAGTAACGCAGCAATCACTAACGTGCTCTTCCGTTTTGACATGCTGTACATGCGGCCCCCCTTAAATGTTTGTAGGTAGAAGACAAGTAAACCAGCTGCAAACTGTTTGTAACAAATTACGGGGTAGCCATCAGTCATGTGTATGACAAATGATTAATTACTTTTTATGTAGAGTAACCTGCACGGTCAGGGACGCGGCATTTCAAGATATGAATGGACGCGCCTGCTCAGAGAGATTGTGAGTTGAAGCGGAAGCTAACGAGTAGCTATTTCTGGCGGCATAGAATATCTCAATAGTTACAAACTATTACCGTAAAGCGTATCATTCGCTCGACTAGCTGACCAATCGACTAACTCAGGGTGTGCTCATATGGATCTTCCTCAAGCCCTTGCTAAGCGTACACTTTCAATCTGGAAGCAATTGTGCCCTTTTCGGCGGCACACCCTCAAGCACGGAGCGGAGATACACCTGTCGTCGACCAACATGAAATTCTATATCGTCGATAAGGGCTTTGTGCGACTCACGTCCATTCAATTAGATGGGAAACGGGTAACAAGAATGATTCTTGGAAAAGGAGGGATGTTTGGCCAGTTACCGTTTGTTCCGAGTCTCTTTAGAACCGATGAGGACGCACTGGCCAACGGACCAACCTGC
Proteins encoded in this region:
- a CDS encoding TNase-like domain-containing protein (MaGe:77310778); this translates as MRTFGKDRYDLTLADVVLPDGDNLKQQLVKVGMCWWYCKYAPRNAVLEELETDAGEKRMGLWAEAQPIPSWEWRKAKRPPHALRDPVDVIRLIS
- a CDS encoding hypothetical protein (Evidence 4 : Unknown function but conserved in other organisms; MaGe:77310775) — translated: MTMGMMQGYRQAVQKFSGIKKLTDEAMQDWLDIALPKLPPRTQQMFVDEVFFLTTGLPPSYAESECPQPPKSGRASRAKTKTMMIDAQATQEAFDLQQRVSDVLGGEVAATAWLTRKHRALKNKTPLSILGTSAGNARVEQLLKRTKRSPLPVDAPLQKKKTVASRKARSVSTIRKAED
- a CDS encoding hypothetical protein (Evidence 4 : Unknown function but conserved in other organisms; MaGe:77310777), translating into MYKSSQQPEVPSRLHVILEPRAGHSLQEILTALEHLDATEIDPISAEFVSAEIHASSVPCLETIAFVETKKPHGPA
- a CDS encoding CytochromeP460 domain-containing protein (MaGe:77310780), which produces MYSMSKRKSTLVIAALLGGLLWYSGSVGVVAQAGEGNGGSKTVEYTPEGKMKRLSPAAYRKWVYVGTPVTPNDMNDGKANFPEFHNVYMDPESFAYLEKTGKYRDGTVLVKELVSVGQKEASSGAGYFQGEFIGLEVSVLDTKRFPKDPGHWGYFSFGHSYPLKEVSLPNKVDECNRCHEANATDFVFSKHYPVIRAAIAAAGK
- a CDS encoding hypothetical protein (Evidence 4 : Unknown function but conserved in other organisms; MaGe:77310776), whose protein sequence is MSRQQDSPRNLTPAIIHVRLSAEPLSPQKQEQVRQEVQEILKRRQHYLDLARRQHHSND
- a CDS encoding Cytochrome-c peroxidase (MaGe:77310779), with protein sequence MRVVLGSILTISTWAVIQFGGASYATAGTQEKPPSKRTPVVLNSLLGLENPNDRLLAGNVLTEGQIQLGRLLFFDKRLSIDQSIACASCHIATVAFTDSRPVSRGVRGLTGDRNAPTIINRVFGKQLFWDGRAATLEEQSLGPLVNSVEHGFLVYDDVVKTLRSIRGYRKLFMEVFSENITIENIGIALANFQRTILSGNSPVDRFDYGVDLNALTQSAQRGFRVFQGKGRCIRCHAGPNYTDEQFHNLGIGWESSHVDLGRYAITHQPEDIGAFKTPTLREISRTAPYMHDGRFNTLREVINFYNHGGVKNPFQDNTIGSLFLSDEEREDLEAFLTALNGEGWQHVLPPASFPK
- a CDS encoding hypothetical protein (Evidence 5 : Unknown function; MaGe:77310774), producing MRSEKSADSTTGCFDMIMTGSSLNLIDRESLVRLDHTRRSTGMKEISFLPMFLKDNPYFQLCQDITASQ